In a genomic window of Meleagris gallopavo isolate NT-WF06-2002-E0010 breed Aviagen turkey brand Nicholas breeding stock chromosome 1, Turkey_5.1, whole genome shotgun sequence:
- the RELT gene encoding tumor necrosis factor receptor superfamily member 19L gives MRWWLLAVLGVLSSPCMGTTACELLRCPPGKEPIGTCSTAQSCRPCPPGSSSAGDAPCACMHGFYSPDGHREPQGRCLPCSAAPHGTPGCTGQRRARSVVAPEGPSGANGTWEAQPEEAAAAQSAVLAIVPVFCAMGLLGILVCNLLKKKGYHCTAHKEHELNTSGPSSIYQIEDANEDTIGVLVRLITEKKENAAALEELLKEHQSMQPAPAGCKPAYKLHLLPQFPPSCCHQQHLHTVHGPAPPSDPPCTRCSQRKWPQVLPSPTATKATRPAGEITILSIGRFRVSRIPEQKPGVGGDPLPTSTRPSWLKSTDSRPEGSPSAARFGDSTLAM, from the exons ATGCGCTGGTGGCTCCTCGCTGTCCTGGGG GTGCTGAGCAGCCCCTGCATGGGGACCACAGCCTGCGAACTGCTGCGATGCCCGCCTGGAAAGGAACCCATTGGG acgtgcagcacagcacagagctgccgCCCCTGTCCCCCTGGCTCTTCCTCTGCAGGGGATGCACCGTGTGCCTGCATGCACGG GTTTTACAGCCCTGATGGCCATAGGGAGCCCCAGGGCCGgtgcctgccctgctctgctgcgCCCCACGGCACCCCAGGGTGCACAG GCCAACGGCGAGCCAGGAGTGTGGTGGCACCTGAGGGACCATCAGGGGCCAATGGGACATGGGAGGCTCAACCAGAGGAGGCGGCGGCGGCGCAGTCGGCCGTGTTGGCCATCGTCCCCGTGTTCTGTGCCATGGGGTTGCTGGGCATCCTGGTGTGCAACCTGCTGAAGAAGAAGGGCTACCACTGCACCGCACACAAGGAACACGAGCTCAACACCAGCG GTCCCAGCTCCATCTACCAGATTGAGGATGCCAATGAGGACACCATCGGGGTCCTGGTGCGCCTCATCACAGAGAAGAAAG AAAATGCTGCAGcgctggaggagctgctgaaggaaCATCAGAGCATGCAGCCAGCACCAGCGGGTTGCAAACCTGCCTACAA GCTGCAtctcctgcctcagtttcccccctcctgctgccaccagcagcacctgcaCACAGTGCATGGCCCAGCTCCCCCTTCAGACCCCCCCTGCACCCGATGCAGCCAGAGGAAGTGGCCCCAAGTGCTGCCATCCCCCACCGCCACCAAAGCCACCAGACCCGCCGGCGAGATCACCATTCTCTCCATTGGAAG ATTTCGGGTGTCCCGGATCCCCGAGCAGAAGCCTGGTGTtggaggtgatcctctccccACCAGCACGAGGCCATCGTGGCTGAAAAGCACTGACAGCCGCCCTGAG ggcagccccTCTGCAGCCCGGTTTGGGGACAGCACTCTTGCCATGTGA